The region AACCTTCTCGTAAAAGTTCCTCTTAACACAATTAATAGACACGGATTGATAGCAGGTGCAACTGGTACTGGTAAAACAAAAACAGTACAGGTTTTTGCAGAAGCATTGTCCGAAAAAAGTATCCCTGTTCTTTTAATGGATATTAAAGGTGACTTAAGCGGCATTGCAGCGGCAGGGGCTTCAAACCCAAAAATTGATGAGAGGCACTCAAAGATAGGTTTGCCTTTTATCCCAAAAGAATTTCCTGTTGAATTTTTGACTTTGTCAGATGAAAAAGGAACCCGCCTTAGAGCAACAGTTTCAGAGTTTGGTCCTATCCTTGTTTCCAAAATACTTGAACTGAATGATACACAAGCCGGACTTATCGCAGTTCTATTTAAATATTGTGATGATAATAATCTTCCTTTACTCGATCTGAAAGATCTGAAAAAGATTCTGCAATATGCTGCCGATGAAGGTAAACAAGATATTGCTAAAGACTATGGGGCAATTTCGCCGGCATCAATTGGAACCATATTAAGGAAAGTAGTAGAACTTGAACAACAGGGTGCTGAAAAATTCTTTGGAGAAAGATCATTTGAAGTTGAAGATCTTTTAAGGATTGATGAAAATGGTAATGGAGTAATTTCTGTTTTACGTTTAATTGATTTACAAGACCGTCCAAAATTATTTTCTACTTTTATGCTTTCGCTTCTGGCAGAAATTTATTCAACTTTTCCTGAACTTGGTGATAAGGCAGAGCCTAAACTGGTTATTGTTATTGATGAAGCCCATTTAATATTTAAAGAAGCAAGTAAAGCATTGCTTGATCAGATTGAAACAATAATTAAACTTATAAGATCAAAAGGTGTAGGAATTTATTTTTGTACACAGAATCCAACCGATGTACCTCAGGCAGTTCTTAGCCAGCTTGGATTGAAAATACAGCATGCACTCAGAGCATTTACTGCACAAGATAGAAAGATGATAAAGTTAACATCTGAAAATTACCCGATATCAGAATTTTATAAAACTGATGAATTACTCACTTCACTTGGTATTGGCGAGGCTGCTATAAGCACATTAAATGAGAAAGGCGTTCCAACACCGCTTGCTGCAACATTGCTTTGTGCACCAAGATCAAGAATGGATATCTTATCACCTGAAGAACTTGATGCTAAAGTTAAGGCATCATTTCTTTATAAAAAGTATAGTGATGTTATAGACAGAGAAAGTGCTTATGAAATCCTGAATAAGAAAATTAATGCAGCAAAGGAGTTTGAACTTAAAATTCCCGAAGCAACCAAATATCAGTACCCGCAGCCTACTCAAAGACAAACAACTACTACACGCAGAACTGAAAAGAG is a window of Ignavibacterium sp. DNA encoding:
- a CDS encoding DUF853 family protein, whose product is MNSVEKFITSIQEGYSFKGDSLTLGTAIYEKEAQQNLLVKVPLNTINRHGLIAGATGTGKTKTVQVFAEALSEKSIPVLLMDIKGDLSGIAAAGASNPKIDERHSKIGLPFIPKEFPVEFLTLSDEKGTRLRATVSEFGPILVSKILELNDTQAGLIAVLFKYCDDNNLPLLDLKDLKKILQYAADEGKQDIAKDYGAISPASIGTILRKVVELEQQGAEKFFGERSFEVEDLLRIDENGNGVISVLRLIDLQDRPKLFSTFMLSLLAEIYSTFPELGDKAEPKLVIVIDEAHLIFKEASKALLDQIETIIKLIRSKGVGIYFCTQNPTDVPQAVLSQLGLKIQHALRAFTAQDRKMIKLTSENYPISEFYKTDELLTSLGIGEAAISTLNEKGVPTPLAATLLCAPRSRMDILSPEELDAKVKASFLYKKYSDVIDRESAYEILNKKINAAKEFELKIPEATKYQYPQPTQRQTTTTRRTEKSTMDKVINSSLSKQVGRTLVREITRGLLGVLGVGGRRR